One genomic segment of Borrelia miyamotoi includes these proteins:
- a CDS encoding penicillin-binding protein yields MRKNFASNLRLNIVLIAFLIITLLTIYKYFMLMSSKDIPYFNQNINYISRRGNIYDRNGKIIAFSSKSHSIGTYPNKIKNIVSISETLGAILKIDPQTLKKKLSSKKGFTYIKRKVTREESELIKRIQSEGRLKDIILYPDYTRIYPFKELTSNITGFVGTDNIGLEGLELSLNSILNGDLTKQKSINEKLSTNNIYLTIDIDLQKNINQIAKKYFKENQPENMIAIVMDAKNGEILSMLQLPQYDANYYSNYSKEIWHNFATSLTYEPGSINKIFTVAILLDSGLLKSNEKFLDNGVYQKKFKSGEIVTIKTLNPPYDYINPSGILIYSSNVGIAHITDKVSNEYFYNKLIDFGFGEKVGFPFPGETKGLLTHYSKWSGRSKATIGFGQEIGVSAIQILQAASILSNNGIMLKPKIIKKISDEMENTIQKFQKEEIKKVISTNTAKKVLKMMQEVVNKGGIPKLKMKNLSISAKSGTSQVIDKNTGKYSEEDYTSSILVIYPTENPKYIIYIVYRYPKKIIYGTRIAAPMAKEIIELIEHRNNKNAYNEIKISSRISISKPTIKYEKTGALPNFTGVSKRDLIKILKNYKNIKIKVNGNGFVYKQSHPPNTKLKDINELEITLK; encoded by the coding sequence ATGCGTAAAAATTTTGCCAGCAACTTAAGATTAAATATAGTTCTCATAGCTTTCCTAATAATAACACTTTTAACCATTTATAAATATTTTATGCTAATGTCCTCAAAAGATATACCATATTTCAACCAAAATATAAATTACATCTCAAGAAGAGGAAATATTTATGACAGAAATGGTAAAATAATAGCATTCTCTTCAAAATCACATTCAATAGGAACTTACCCAAATAAAATAAAAAATATTGTAAGTATATCAGAAACCCTTGGAGCAATACTGAAAATTGATCCTCAAACACTAAAAAAAAAACTGTCCTCAAAAAAAGGATTCACATATATAAAAAGAAAAGTAACAAGGGAAGAATCTGAATTAATTAAAAGAATTCAATCAGAAGGCAGATTAAAAGACATCATACTTTATCCAGACTATACAAGAATTTATCCATTTAAAGAACTAACAAGCAACATTACAGGTTTTGTAGGAACTGATAACATTGGGCTTGAAGGCCTTGAACTGTCTCTAAATAGCATATTAAATGGGGATCTCACTAAACAAAAATCTATAAACGAAAAATTAAGTACAAACAACATATACTTAACAATAGACATAGACCTGCAAAAAAATATAAATCAAATAGCAAAAAAATACTTTAAAGAAAATCAACCTGAAAACATGATTGCCATAGTAATGGATGCTAAGAATGGAGAAATTTTATCAATGCTTCAACTTCCACAATATGATGCCAATTACTATTCAAATTATTCTAAAGAAATATGGCACAATTTTGCCACCTCTCTTACCTATGAGCCTGGAAGTATTAACAAAATTTTTACAGTAGCTATCCTCTTAGACAGTGGATTATTAAAATCAAATGAAAAATTTCTAGATAACGGTGTATACCAAAAAAAATTCAAATCAGGTGAAATAGTTACAATCAAAACTTTAAATCCTCCTTATGACTACATCAATCCTAGTGGAATCCTAATTTATTCATCAAATGTAGGAATAGCCCACATTACAGATAAAGTAAGTAACGAATATTTCTATAACAAATTAATAGACTTTGGCTTTGGAGAAAAAGTAGGATTTCCTTTCCCCGGAGAGACAAAAGGTCTCCTAACTCACTATTCAAAATGGTCAGGACGAAGCAAAGCCACAATCGGATTTGGACAAGAAATAGGAGTATCTGCTATTCAAATACTACAAGCTGCTAGCATATTAAGCAATAACGGAATTATGTTAAAACCCAAAATCATAAAAAAGATAAGCGATGAAATGGAAAATACAATTCAAAAATTTCAAAAAGAAGAAATTAAAAAAGTAATATCTACTAATACAGCAAAAAAAGTTTTAAAAATGATGCAAGAAGTTGTAAATAAAGGAGGAATACCAAAACTTAAAATGAAAAACTTAAGTATTTCCGCAAAAAGTGGAACTTCTCAAGTAATTGATAAAAATACAGGAAAATACTCAGAAGAAGACTATACATCCTCAATACTAGTAATATATCCTACAGAAAATCCAAAATACATTATATACATTGTGTATAGATATCCTAAAAAGATAATATATGGAACAAGAATTGCTGCACCAATGGCAAAAGAAATAATAGAATTGATTGAACATAGAAATAATAAAAATGCATACAATGAAATCAAAATTTCTTCAAGAATTAGCATATCAAAACCTACAATAAAATACGAAAAAACAGGAGCTTTACCAAACTTTACAGGGGTCTCAAAAAGAGATCTAATAAAAATTTTAAAAAACTATAAAAACATAAAAATTAAGGTAAACGGCAATGGTTTTGTATATAAACAATCTCACCCACCTAACACAAAATTAAAAGACATCAATGAACTTGAAATAACACTAAAATAA
- a CDS encoding tetratricopeptide repeat protein, producing MSSEKIAELIKDVYLSFRKGDFKTALMKSEEAHSLDFDNIEVLTALKSSVYWSGQVESLDRIDKDYEKAEFLIREWNNFARRYLKKMNFDFIQGRNSIKYFVFQLCLTIYKDIYKLQPENLDILIKIAKSYKGMGNYERAIAVFLQILGDAKENADVVAELADSYALIDEIKEAKVLFREAFFINPQKIDIDALESEMILKLIEAIKSDRNISDTLIKEWIPVYGALNGVFNIKRELRPIELGHLKQSVYSLRNELKEKSYRSINESILLPRLINKYFWLIDHYVRIKEDRVRIDEILSYIKEIDIGIYQQYVN from the coding sequence GTGTCATCAGAAAAAATCGCGGAATTAATCAAGGATGTTTATTTAAGTTTCAGGAAAGGTGATTTTAAAACAGCCTTAATGAAATCAGAAGAAGCACATTCTCTTGATTTTGATAATATTGAGGTTTTAACGGCTTTAAAAAGTTCTGTATATTGGAGTGGCCAGGTTGAAAGCCTTGACCGGATAGATAAAGACTATGAAAAGGCTGAGTTTTTAATAAGAGAGTGGAATAATTTTGCTAGAAGATATTTAAAAAAGATGAATTTTGATTTTATTCAAGGCCGGAACTCAATTAAGTATTTTGTATTTCAATTATGCTTAACTATATATAAAGATATATATAAATTACAACCAGAAAATTTAGATATTTTGATAAAGATTGCTAAGTCTTATAAGGGAATGGGAAATTATGAGAGGGCTATAGCAGTTTTTTTGCAGATATTAGGCGATGCGAAAGAAAATGCAGATGTAGTTGCTGAGCTTGCTGATTCTTATGCTCTTATTGATGAAATTAAAGAGGCTAAAGTATTATTTAGAGAGGCTTTTTTTATTAATCCTCAAAAGATAGATATAGATGCACTTGAATCTGAGATGATACTTAAGTTAATAGAAGCTATTAAGAGTGATAGGAATATTTCTGATACCCTTATTAAGGAGTGGATACCCGTTTATGGTGCATTAAATGGTGTGTTTAATATAAAAAGAGAATTAAGGCCTATTGAGCTTGGTCATTTAAAGCAGTCTGTTTATAGCTTGCGTAATGAGCTTAAGGAGAAGTCTTATAGATCAATAAATGAGAGCATATTGCTTCCAAGGCTTATCAATAAATATTTTTGGCTTATTGATCATTATGTAAGGATAAAAGAAGATCGTGTCCGAATTGATGAAATTTTATCTTATATTAAAGAAATAGATATAGGAATATATCAGCAGTATGTCAATTAG
- the hisS gene encoding histidine--tRNA ligase, whose protein sequence is MDVRTLKGFRDYLPKEALIRTHIIRQIHSVLASYNFDLMDTPILEYSEFLLRKSGDEIEKQIYRFKDNGDRDVSMRFDLTVPFARFMATNRNKLKFPFRRSQLGRVFRGETPQKGRYREFLQFDFDIVGEDTFRGDAEILSVVYCGLEDVFLNFIEGINRKFIVHFSHIGILKAYIDKLGLKDATVFILRNVDKLDKIGIENVRENLLLQISEKHVDLILEFINLQGTFWDKLKTLKGILEHNNDIKRIEEIFIHLSELGIQDAFNFNLKIVRGLDYYTGLVFEAKMTGIDMGSICSGGRYNNLLSLFSNSLQKVSGVGGSFGVDRIHNIIDSDKFNYIKLFVVKASSRVLIVNIDSGLQDYYYKLADKFRRHDYSKVNNIACEVYPKNKDGKNIKEQIEYALDKAIRFLFFIGQEEYKEDKIKVRDLTKKEELLLSFDEAIKFVKGNDKFLFTPF, encoded by the coding sequence GTGGATGTCAGAACTTTAAAAGGGTTTAGAGATTACTTGCCAAAAGAAGCGTTGATTCGTACTCATATTATAAGGCAAATACATAGTGTTCTTGCTTCATATAATTTTGATTTGATGGATACTCCTATTCTTGAGTATTCTGAATTTTTATTAAGGAAAAGCGGGGATGAGATAGAGAAACAAATCTATCGATTTAAAGATAATGGGGATAGAGATGTTTCTATGCGTTTTGATTTAACGGTTCCTTTTGCAAGATTTATGGCTACTAATAGAAATAAGCTTAAATTTCCTTTCAGAAGATCTCAACTGGGAAGAGTGTTTAGGGGGGAAACCCCTCAGAAGGGTAGATATAGAGAATTTCTACAGTTTGATTTTGATATAGTTGGTGAGGATACTTTTCGTGGTGATGCTGAGATTCTATCTGTTGTTTATTGTGGGCTTGAAGATGTTTTTTTAAATTTCATAGAAGGTATTAATAGAAAGTTTATTGTCCACTTTTCTCACATTGGGATATTGAAAGCTTATATTGATAAATTGGGGTTAAAAGATGCTACTGTCTTTATTTTAAGAAATGTAGATAAATTAGATAAGATAGGAATTGAGAATGTGAGAGAAAATTTGCTTTTACAGATAAGCGAAAAACATGTTGATTTAATATTAGAATTTATAAATTTACAAGGGACTTTTTGGGATAAATTGAAGACATTAAAAGGTATTTTAGAACATAATAATGATATTAAAAGGATTGAAGAGATCTTTATACATCTTAGTGAATTGGGAATTCAGGATGCATTTAACTTTAATCTTAAAATAGTTCGTGGACTTGATTATTATACCGGGCTTGTATTTGAGGCTAAGATGACAGGCATTGATATGGGAAGTATTTGTAGTGGTGGAAGATACAATAATTTATTATCTTTATTTTCTAACTCGTTACAAAAAGTTTCAGGGGTTGGGGGCTCTTTTGGTGTTGATAGGATTCACAATATAATTGATAGTGACAAATTTAATTACATTAAGTTGTTTGTTGTTAAAGCCAGTTCGAGGGTATTAATTGTTAACATAGATTCTGGTTTGCAAGATTATTATTATAAACTTGCAGATAAATTTAGAAGACATGATTATTCTAAGGTAAACAATATTGCTTGTGAGGTATATCCAAAGAATAAGGATGGTAAAAATATTAAGGAGCAAATAGAATATGCTCTTGATAAGGCTATAAGATTTTTATTTTTTATAGGGCAAGAGGAATATAAAGAAGATAAGATAAAGGTAAGAGATTTAACTAAAAAGGAAGAGTTGTTATTGTCTTTTGATGAGGCTATAAAATTTGTTAAAGGAAATGACAAATTTTTGTTCACGCCTTTTTAG
- the greA gene encoding transcription elongation factor GreA, giving the protein MSNTTIERLDNILQEDKWTRIVVNNYSLAKIRELDELIDNIISENLTEEALDICGKHLKDVKKSIAGLYISGMLIYSRRPLNDMSLLTVLDLFSQNLRWSLVEHICHKMLLTSENKHALYTLAKIYSQNNENEKLPDIWIRIVEADVDDTVFVRQLAMHYENIDLQKSIYFFRKAIYRFIDKKQMSGIREIWSKLIRYTSDDFDSFLLILQKVEKELGFKKAVVLYEDLYEHYSVSGNVDETIEILKGILKLDHKNQKARENLVIFLREKYKDIKNIGEYLEKSDIENLDKNFVDVYSDFEKYLFFAKGNFVYHQTWFVGIVKDVNEQGIVVDFVSKRGHFISFDMAISALAPLEKENIRVLKAIKPKEELVESLKKDIEWALRVIIKSYKSIDLKGIKRELVPSLMTKSAWNAWSVKAKQILRDNPHFVMASGKADFYMYNERASNFNEKVYDKFKIEKDFYKRYEIFMHYCTAGGVIKDWHIEEEMLNYFLIYVNNFTKVDHYVISSYVILKSLKNSESGIALKVNIEKDINLEVLLREYSKNIVDLFDSILNAEIKKELVSLIKEELIDWVDYYKQLFPYYINKKLIDSLYKEDVKEIEQLFNYVIKNYKIYKDAYIWILKHYTVYSLNLDYSDSELLVSLIKILTGSVVKINNKNNSVANKRIYKMVINLLIKDKYLNIVLSKVMDEELAKRVYMTCFYIRDFPPKDLLHIKSAIRTVFGDIEFEDEKMQFAGDKVEIGFLTILSSLSKKQKELQYLKDVEIPENSKEIGKARELGDLKENAEYHSAKERQQFLTKRLNFLMSEIDVAKVVDIKELQSSVVGFGTKVTMINKDTEKEEFYLIFGPWESNPDEGIISYKSPFGENLLDAKEGDNLDFVINNTHFRYHVKKIEPAKID; this is encoded by the coding sequence ATGTCTAACACTACTATAGAAAGATTGGATAATATCTTGCAAGAGGATAAGTGGACAAGAATAGTTGTTAATAATTATTCTCTTGCAAAGATAAGAGAATTGGATGAGTTAATAGATAATATAATTTCTGAAAATTTAACAGAGGAAGCTTTAGATATTTGTGGTAAACATTTAAAGGATGTCAAGAAGAGTATTGCTGGTCTTTATATTTCAGGCATGCTTATATATAGTAGAAGGCCACTTAATGATATGAGTTTGCTTACGGTTTTGGACTTGTTTTCTCAAAATTTGAGGTGGTCTCTTGTTGAACATATATGTCATAAGATGCTTTTAACTTCTGAAAATAAGCATGCACTTTACACGCTTGCAAAGATATATTCGCAAAATAACGAGAATGAGAAATTACCAGATATTTGGATTCGTATTGTTGAAGCTGATGTTGATGATACTGTATTTGTAAGGCAACTTGCTATGCATTATGAGAATATTGATTTGCAAAAATCAATATATTTTTTTAGAAAAGCCATTTATCGTTTTATTGATAAAAAACAAATGTCAGGCATTAGAGAAATATGGTCTAAATTGATTCGATATACTTCTGATGATTTTGATTCTTTTCTTCTAATACTTCAGAAAGTTGAAAAAGAACTTGGTTTTAAGAAAGCTGTGGTTCTTTATGAAGATTTATATGAGCATTATTCTGTAAGTGGAAATGTTGATGAAACAATAGAAATTTTAAAGGGAATTTTAAAGCTTGACCATAAAAATCAGAAAGCAAGAGAAAATTTAGTTATTTTTTTAAGAGAAAAATATAAGGATATTAAAAATATTGGGGAATACCTTGAAAAATCTGATATCGAAAACTTAGATAAAAATTTTGTTGATGTTTATTCTGATTTTGAAAAGTATTTATTTTTTGCTAAAGGCAATTTTGTATATCATCAGACTTGGTTTGTAGGAATAGTTAAGGATGTAAATGAACAAGGGATTGTGGTTGATTTTGTTTCTAAGCGTGGACATTTTATTAGTTTTGATATGGCTATTTCTGCTTTAGCTCCTCTTGAAAAAGAAAATATTAGGGTTTTAAAGGCGATTAAGCCAAAAGAAGAGCTTGTAGAGAGTTTAAAGAAAGATATTGAATGGGCCTTAAGAGTAATTATTAAAAGTTATAAGTCAATTGATCTTAAAGGAATTAAAAGAGAACTTGTTCCAAGTTTGATGACTAAGAGCGCGTGGAATGCTTGGAGTGTGAAAGCTAAGCAAATTTTAAGAGATAATCCTCATTTTGTTATGGCATCTGGAAAAGCTGACTTTTATATGTATAATGAGAGGGCTTCTAACTTTAATGAAAAAGTTTATGATAAGTTTAAAATAGAAAAAGATTTTTACAAAAGATATGAAATTTTTATGCACTATTGTACAGCAGGTGGTGTTATAAAGGATTGGCATATTGAAGAGGAAATGCTTAATTATTTTTTAATTTATGTTAATAATTTTACAAAGGTTGATCATTATGTTATAAGTTCTTATGTAATACTTAAATCTTTAAAAAACTCTGAGAGTGGCATTGCGTTGAAAGTTAATATTGAAAAAGATATTAACTTGGAGGTTCTCTTAAGAGAATATTCCAAAAATATAGTCGATCTTTTTGATTCAATTTTGAATGCGGAGATTAAAAAAGAGTTGGTATCTTTAATTAAAGAAGAGTTGATTGATTGGGTTGATTATTATAAACAGCTTTTTCCTTATTATATTAATAAAAAATTGATAGATTCTCTTTACAAGGAAGATGTAAAAGAAATCGAACAGCTTTTTAATTATGTTATAAAAAATTATAAAATCTATAAGGATGCTTATATTTGGATTTTAAAGCATTATACTGTTTATTCATTAAATTTGGATTATTCTGATTCAGAGTTGTTAGTAAGTTTAATCAAGATTTTAACAGGCAGTGTTGTCAAGATTAATAATAAAAATAATTCTGTTGCTAATAAGAGAATTTATAAGATGGTAATTAATCTTTTGATTAAGGATAAATACCTTAATATTGTTTTAAGTAAAGTCATGGATGAAGAACTTGCCAAAAGGGTATATATGACGTGTTTTTATATAAGAGATTTTCCTCCAAAGGATCTCTTACATATTAAATCTGCAATAAGAACTGTGTTTGGTGATATTGAATTTGAAGATGAGAAAATGCAATTTGCAGGAGATAAAGTTGAGATAGGATTTTTAACTATTTTAAGTTCTCTTAGTAAAAAGCAAAAGGAATTGCAGTATTTAAAGGATGTAGAAATACCGGAGAATTCTAAGGAAATTGGTAAGGCGCGTGAGCTTGGTGATTTAAAAGAAAATGCAGAGTATCATTCGGCAAAGGAAAGACAGCAATTCTTAACAAAAAGATTAAATTTTCTTATGTCAGAAATAGATGTTGCAAAAGTTGTTGATATTAAAGAGCTTCAAAGTTCTGTTGTTGGGTTTGGAACAAAGGTTACTATGATTAATAAAGATACTGAAAAAGAAGAGTTTTATTTGATATTTGGACCTTGGGAATCAAATCCTGATGAAGGTATTATATCTTATAAATCTCCTTTTGGAGAGAATTTATTAGATGCAAAAGAAGGGGACAATCTTGATTTTGTAATAAATAATACTCATTTTAGATATCATGTTAAAAAAATAGAACCTGCCAAAATTGATTAA
- the recA gene encoding recombinase RecA, translated as MSKLKDKIDNSLDDRLSREKAIELVRVQIEKDFGKGSLIKMGESPVGKGIKSISSGSILLDEAIGVGGYPMGRIVEIFGPESSGKTTLTLQAIAEVQKSGGIAAFIDAEHALDPVYAKALGVNIDELWLSQPDTGEQALEIAEYLIRSGGVDLIVIDSVAALTPQAEIDGEMGDSQIGLQARLMSKALRKITGILSKSNTCIMFINQIRMKIGVMFGNPETTTGGNALKFYSSLRLEVRKIEQVTGTSADDVIGNKIRVKVVKNKVAPPFRKVELVIYFGKGISREASILDASIKYNLIQKTGSWYSMGNDKLGQGRESAVNYLIKEKELTNKLESKLRKIIFEGLNQDFSEVGMLNVEKDKG; from the coding sequence ATGTCAAAATTAAAAGATAAAATAGATAATTCTTTAGATGACAGATTAAGTAGAGAAAAAGCTATTGAGCTTGTTAGGGTTCAGATAGAAAAGGATTTTGGCAAAGGAAGTCTTATCAAGATGGGAGAATCTCCTGTAGGCAAGGGTATAAAGAGCATATCCAGTGGTTCTATTTTACTTGATGAGGCAATTGGTGTTGGGGGATATCCAATGGGAAGAATAGTAGAAATTTTCGGTCCTGAATCTTCTGGTAAGACTACTTTAACTCTTCAAGCAATTGCTGAAGTTCAGAAGAGTGGTGGGATAGCAGCTTTTATTGATGCTGAGCATGCTCTTGATCCTGTTTATGCAAAAGCTTTAGGTGTTAATATTGATGAACTTTGGCTTAGTCAGCCTGATACAGGTGAGCAAGCTCTTGAAATTGCTGAGTATTTAATTAGGAGTGGTGGAGTTGATTTAATTGTTATTGATTCTGTTGCAGCTTTGACACCACAGGCAGAGATTGATGGAGAGATGGGAGATTCTCAGATTGGTCTTCAAGCAAGATTAATGAGTAAGGCTTTAAGGAAGATTACTGGTATACTTTCAAAATCTAATACTTGTATTATGTTTATTAATCAAATAAGAATGAAAATTGGTGTTATGTTTGGCAATCCAGAGACTACTACCGGAGGGAATGCTTTAAAATTTTATTCTTCTCTTCGTCTTGAAGTTAGGAAGATTGAGCAAGTAACAGGAACTTCTGCAGATGATGTTATTGGAAACAAAATAAGAGTTAAGGTTGTAAAGAATAAGGTAGCTCCTCCTTTTCGTAAGGTAGAGCTTGTAATTTATTTTGGGAAAGGTATTTCTCGTGAAGCAAGTATATTGGATGCTTCAATTAAGTATAATTTAATACAGAAAACAGGTTCTTGGTATTCTATGGGAAATGATAAATTAGGACAAGGTAGAGAGAGTGCTGTGAATTATCTCATTAAAGAAAAAGAACTTACTAATAAACTTGAGAGTAAGCTTAGAAAGATAATTTTTGAAGGTCTCAATCAAGATTTTTCTGAAGTTGGTATGCTTAATGTTGAAAAAGATAAAGGCTAG
- a CDS encoding tetratricopeptide repeat protein → MEPNKLINKSIRYYNSQRYSDVIKLLEKEIFFYKNHYFYHYILGISYLRIGNLGNAQTYLKKAYTLNPTEPDVKQSIAILLAAQGKEDKAIQIWLKMIEENQAIKRSELSLETIRKNPIQGTLFLNKNKLYAKLFPEIKVKTRYNLSQLIKSFTISSLAFLVIAIIFLFTYYKETIKITLNDSTSKENKSINNIAAYIDDIKINDKEKIKNHEGQFVFILTETEIKNSFQKIKTYLKKGKDNFARIEINKILNSNASESIKLKAKNLASFISRPDFITFNDYLSLKEIQNNPSIYSNVYIKWSGIINNIEKKDNITYFDFYVGYNKNTLEGIITTKTTFDIDIDFKDSAEILGQIDYNYNTKELTLNAITIRKIEKKRINFMTNK, encoded by the coding sequence ATGGAACCTAATAAACTTATTAACAAATCTATTCGCTATTATAACTCTCAGAGATACTCAGATGTAATAAAACTTTTAGAAAAGGAAATTTTCTTTTACAAGAATCACTATTTCTATCATTATATTTTAGGAATATCTTATCTTAGAATAGGAAATTTAGGAAATGCTCAAACATATCTAAAGAAAGCTTATACTTTAAATCCAACAGAACCAGATGTCAAGCAATCAATTGCAATACTACTGGCAGCCCAAGGCAAAGAAGACAAGGCTATACAGATATGGCTTAAAATGATAGAAGAAAATCAAGCAATAAAACGATCAGAACTCTCTTTAGAAACCATTCGAAAAAATCCTATTCAAGGAACACTATTCCTGAATAAAAATAAACTATATGCCAAACTATTTCCTGAAATTAAAGTAAAAACAAGATACAACCTATCTCAATTAATAAAGTCCTTCACAATATCAAGCCTTGCATTCTTAGTAATAGCAATAATATTCTTATTTACATATTATAAAGAAACAATTAAAATAACATTAAATGATTCTACCTCAAAAGAAAACAAATCTATAAACAATATTGCAGCATACATTGATGATATTAAAATAAATGACAAAGAAAAAATTAAAAACCATGAAGGACAATTTGTATTCATACTTACTGAAACTGAAATCAAAAATTCATTTCAAAAGATAAAAACTTATCTAAAAAAAGGCAAAGATAATTTTGCAAGAATTGAAATAAATAAAATATTAAACTCAAATGCATCAGAATCAATTAAACTTAAAGCTAAAAATTTAGCAAGTTTTATCTCAAGACCAGACTTTATTACATTCAACGACTATTTATCTTTAAAAGAAATTCAAAATAACCCATCAATTTATTCAAATGTATATATAAAATGGTCAGGAATTATAAACAATATTGAAAAGAAAGATAACATAACCTACTTTGACTTTTATGTCGGATATAACAAAAATACTCTTGAAGGAATAATAACAACAAAAACTACTTTTGATATCGACATTGATTTCAAAGACTCTGCTGAAATACTTGGCCAAATAGACTATAACTATAACACAAAAGAACTAACTCTAAATGCAATCACAATACGCAAAATAGAGAAAAAAAGAATTAATTTTATGACTAACAAATAA